In Drosophila nasuta strain 15112-1781.00 chromosome 2R, ASM2355853v1, whole genome shotgun sequence, a single genomic region encodes these proteins:
- the LOC132785290 gene encoding coiled-coil-helix-coiled-coil-helix domain-containing protein 10, mitochondrial-like: MPRQRSSKPTSAAGRQSTRSSSTNNSRTPFTRKSSSNLPTVQPKAETKPATVPAPAAPSSGRSTGDLMKDMAATAAGVAVGSAVGHAVGAGITGAFSGSGGQAAAQQAPQQTAQADERKPRSELVEEGPCAYEIRQFLKCSEENSDLSVCQGFNEALRQCRQRYNL, translated from the coding sequence ATGCCGCGTCAAAGGTCAAGTAAACCAACCTCAGCAGCTGGACGTCAAAGCaccagaagcagcagcaccaacaacagtCGCACTCCATTCACCCGCAAATCGAGCAGCAACCTACCAACTGTTCAGCCCAAAGCCGAGACAAAACCGGCAACAGTGCCAGCTCCAGCTGCACCTAGCTCTGGACGTTCGACAGGAGATCTTATGAAGGATATGGCAGCTACGGCAGCTGGTGTCGCTGTTGGCTCCGCTGTGGGTCATGCCGTGGGCGCTGGCATAACAGGAGCGTTCAGTGGAAGCGGTGGTCAGGCAGCTGCGCAGCAGGCACCACAGCAAACAGCTCAGGCTGATGAGCGCAAGCCACGCAGTGAACTGGTCGAGGAGGGACCTTGTGCCTACGAGATTCGCCAGTTTCTCAAGTGCAGCGAGGAGAATAGCGATTTGTCCGTTTGTCAGGGCTTCAATGAGGCACTGCGACAATGTCGCCAGCGCTACAATTTGTAG